The Papaver somniferum cultivar HN1 chromosome 3, ASM357369v1, whole genome shotgun sequence genome includes a region encoding these proteins:
- the LOC113360935 gene encoding uncharacterized protein LOC113360935: MLKFINFTLWLIFSILSFGILTYEMVVDETISNANASIIKTVESDNDEIIYCYDVHKQPAFSNPLFRNHPIQMRPSSYPQGVQPKEHKKFELTQIWHKYGLCPEGTVPIRRSGKNYHSDPILSSKHLHPSSSNDVTNTNEFASITPVGDNFQGAQATINIWKPLIEQPQEFSASQIWISADNKEVIETGWDVHKSLYGDELPRIFVHWTADHYNSTGCYNIQCPGFVQTTSKISLGSSFDKISIFHGTQSSADFVMFKDKSTGNWWVQVQGVDVGYWPHFLFKQLSTKATRIDFGGQIANTKPNMRHTKTQMGSGHFPSEGGFGISSYFRRVKVFDGNYEAKVPGTVFMIQSNTNCYGLKLGQTDWSGIIFYYGGPGFSSTCQ, translated from the exons ATGTTAAAGTTTATCAACTTCACTCTTTGGTTAATATTTAGCATACTCTCTTTTGGAATTTTAACTTATGAAATGGTTGTGGATGAAACAATTTCAAATGCAAATGCATCAATCATCAAGACAGTTGAG aGTGATAATGACGAGATCATCTATTGTTACGATGTCCACAAACAACCTGCTTTCAGTAATCCTTTGTTTCGTAATCATCCAATACAG ATGAGACCAAGTTCATACCCTCAGGGAGTACAACCGAAAGAACATAAGAAATTTGAGCTAACACAAATTTGGCATAAGTATGGATTATGCCCAGAAGGAACTGTGCCCATTCGAAGGTCCGGAAAGAATTACCATTCAGACCCAATACTTTCGAGTAAACATCTTCACCCATCATCTTCAAACGATGTTACTAATACCAACGAG TTTGCGTCAATCACTCCGGTAGGTGACAATTTTCAAGGAGCACAAGCGACCATTAACATTTGGAAACCACTAATTGAACAACCGCAGGAATTTAGTGCATCCCAAATTTGGATTTCAGCGGATAACAAAGAAGTTATTGAAACAGGATGGGAC GTCCACAAAAGCTTATACGGTGACGAGTTGCCAAGGATTTTTGTGCATTGGACG GCTGACCATTATAATAGCACAGGTTGCTATAATATCCAATGCCCAGGCTTTGTGCAGACAACATCGAAGATCTCTCTCGGTTCCAGCTTCGATAAAATATCCATTTTCCATGGCACCCAGTCTTCCGCCGACTTCGTAATGTTTAAG GATAAATCAACTGGAAACTGGTGGGTACAAGTACAAGGTGTTGATGTGGGATATTGGCCACATTTTCTTTTCAAGCAGTTATCAACGAAAGCAACAAGAATAGATTTTGGTGGACAAATTGCCAACACTAAACCTAATATGAGGCATACAAAGACTCAAATGGGTAGTGGTCATTTTCCTTCAGAAGGGGGTTTTGGAATATCAAGTTACTTTCGCCGAGTTAAAGTATTTGATGGAAATTATGAAGCCAAAGTTCCTGGAACTGTTTTCATGATTCAATCAAATACAAATTGCTACGGTTTGAAACTCGGCCAGACTGATTGGAGTGGCATAATTTTCTACTATGGAGGTCCTGGTTTTTCCAGCACTTGTCAATGA